GAATTTCAATAGACATATGATTTCACTTAGCCCTTATATTTTTTTCAAGAAAGATCTTTAAAACAAGAGTGAGTAAAGATAAAAATACAAGTAATGTGGCTGCGGAAAAAGCACCGACCGAATTATACTCGTTATAAAGCATTTCAATCTGCAAAGGAAGAGTATTTGTTTTTCCGCGGATATGCCCCGAAAGAACGGAAACCGCACCGAACTCTCCCATGGCTCTCGCATTGCATAAGATAATCCCGTACATGAGTCCCCATTTGATATTGGGGAGGATGATTTTTCTGATGGTTTGAAAAAGAGATGCTCCGAGTAAAATCCCCGCTTCCTCTTCTTCTTTTCCCTGGCTTTGCATAAGAGGGATCAGTTCCCGTGCCACAAAAGGAAGAGTGATAAAGATGGTAGCGATGACAAGGCCCGGTGTATTGAAAACAACTTTGATATCGTATTCCATCAACGTTTCTCCGAGCCAACCCTGTCTTCCGAAGATGAGTAGGAAAATGAGACCGGAGATGACAGGTGAGACCGCGAAAGGAGAATCCAAAATTGTGATGATAATGTTTTTGCCCGGGAATTCGAAACGAGTGAGAGTGAAAGCGGCAACGAGTCCGAACAATGTGTTCACAGGAACCGCGATAAGCGCCACTTTGATAGTCAACCAAACGGCCGATAGGGTGTCTTTGTCCTGGAGCGCTTTGACATAACCGTCCACACCATGTGCGAATGCCTCAATGAATACCGTGGCAATCGGCAGAATCAGAACTAAGACGGCGAAAAAATAGGCAAGCCCTATCAGTAAAAATTTCGAAACGGGAAGTTTGTTTCTTTTCATGAAAACTTCCTTGTGAATCTACTTTGGAAGTAGTTGATCAGAAACATAATGGCAAAGGAAAGCACAAGCATTACCACGGCGATTCCGGTGGCCTTTCCGTATTCGTATTGTTCCAGTTTGGTGACAATGAGTAGGGGTAAAATTTCCGTTTTTCCGGGCAGGTTTCCCGAGATAAAAACTACGGACCCGTATTCTCCGATGCTACGGGCAAATGCCATTCCCGTTCC
The nucleotide sequence above comes from Leptospira kobayashii. Encoded proteins:
- the cysW gene encoding sulfate ABC transporter permease subunit CysW, which produces MKRNKLPVSKFLLIGLAYFFAVLVLILPIATVFIEAFAHGVDGYVKALQDKDTLSAVWLTIKVALIAVPVNTLFGLVAAFTLTRFEFPGKNIIITILDSPFAVSPVISGLIFLLIFGRQGWLGETLMEYDIKVVFNTPGLVIATIFITLPFVARELIPLMQSQGKEEEEAGILLGASLFQTIRKIILPNIKWGLMYGIILCNARAMGEFGAVSVLSGHIRGKTNTLPLQIEMLYNEYNSVGAFSAATLLVFLSLLTLVLKIFLEKNIRAK